Proteins encoded in a region of the Methylobacterium radiotolerans JCM 2831 genome:
- a CDS encoding ABC transporter substrate-binding protein — protein sequence MPLRTLTRAATLAASLAALMAAHPALAGKADDTLVYASDSEPENVSPYHNSAREGVILARNCWDTLLYRDPKDGTYKPMLATAWTWADDTTLDLTIREGVVFHNGDPLGPEDVAFTFNYVLTPEARTVTRQNVDWMKSVEVTGPHSVRIHLKAPFPAALEYLAGPTPIFPANYFKKVGLDGFAKAPVGSGPYRITKVDSGRGVSMERFDKYWAESPLGKPKIGKLQFRVIPDGESRMAELMTGGVDWIWRVPSDQAEQLRAAPNITVLNSETMRVGFLQFDTLGRAKENSPLKDVRVRQAISYAIDRKAMVDNLVRGASRVMNALCFVDQFGCTDQGVMRYPYDPAKAKALLKEAGYGNGFEIDLGAYRERDYAEAVIGYLGAVGIKARLNYLRYAAFRDALRAGKTSIGYQTWGSFSVLDVSAFDGVYFRGGEEDLTKDPQVIADLQKGDGSTDPETRKAAYAKALQRIAAEAYALPMFSYSTNYAFTSDLNFTAQPDEVPRFYAASWK from the coding sequence ATGCCGCTACGGACTCTCACCCGGGCCGCCACCCTGGCCGCCTCGCTCGCCGCACTGATGGCCGCGCACCCGGCGCTCGCCGGCAAGGCCGACGACACGCTGGTCTACGCCTCCGACAGCGAGCCCGAGAACGTCAGCCCGTACCACAACAGCGCCCGCGAGGGCGTGATCCTGGCCCGGAACTGCTGGGACACGCTGCTGTACCGGGATCCGAAGGACGGCACCTACAAGCCGATGCTGGCGACCGCCTGGACATGGGCGGACGACACGACCCTCGACCTCACGATCCGCGAGGGCGTGGTCTTCCACAACGGCGACCCGCTCGGGCCCGAGGACGTGGCCTTCACGTTCAACTACGTGCTGACCCCCGAGGCGCGCACGGTCACCCGCCAGAACGTCGACTGGATGAAGTCGGTGGAGGTGACCGGCCCGCACAGCGTGCGCATCCACCTCAAGGCGCCGTTCCCGGCCGCGCTCGAGTACCTCGCCGGCCCGACCCCGATCTTCCCGGCGAACTACTTCAAGAAGGTCGGCCTCGACGGCTTCGCCAAGGCGCCGGTCGGCAGCGGACCCTACCGGATCACCAAGGTCGACAGCGGCCGCGGCGTCAGCATGGAGCGGTTCGACAAGTACTGGGCGGAGAGCCCTCTGGGTAAGCCGAAGATCGGCAAGCTGCAGTTCCGCGTCATCCCGGACGGCGAGAGCCGGATGGCCGAGCTGATGACCGGCGGCGTCGACTGGATCTGGCGGGTGCCGAGCGACCAGGCCGAGCAGCTGCGCGCCGCGCCCAACATCACGGTCCTCAATTCCGAGACGATGCGGGTCGGCTTCCTGCAGTTCGACACGCTCGGCCGCGCCAAGGAGAACTCGCCGCTCAAGGACGTGCGCGTCCGGCAGGCGATCTCCTACGCCATCGACCGCAAGGCGATGGTCGACAACCTCGTGCGCGGCGCCTCGCGGGTGATGAACGCGCTGTGCTTCGTCGACCAGTTCGGCTGCACCGACCAGGGGGTGATGCGCTACCCCTACGACCCCGCCAAGGCCAAGGCGCTGCTCAAGGAAGCCGGCTACGGAAACGGCTTCGAGATCGACCTCGGCGCCTATCGCGAGCGCGACTACGCCGAGGCGGTGATCGGCTATCTCGGCGCCGTCGGCATCAAGGCGCGGCTCAACTACCTGCGCTACGCGGCGTTCCGCGACGCGCTGCGGGCCGGCAAGACCTCGATCGGCTACCAGACCTGGGGCTCGTTCTCGGTGCTGGACGTCTCGGCCTTCGACGGGGTGTATTTCCGCGGTGGCGAGGAGGATCTGACCAAGGATCCGCAGGTAATCGCGGATCTGCAGAAGGGCGACGGCTCGACCGACCCGGAGACGCGCAAGGCCGCCTACGCCAAGGCGCTCCAGCGGATCGCCGCGGAAGCCTACGCGCTGCCGATGTTCTCCTACTCGACCAACTACGCCTTCACGTCGGACCTCAACTTCACCGCCCAGCCCGACGAGGTGCCGCGCTTCTACGCGGCGTCGTGGAAGTGA
- a CDS encoding ABC transporter permease: MLAFTVRRVLVALAVAVTVSVASFLLLHLSGDLATAIAGPEATGPQIAQIRRDYGLDQPLLTQFLTWGWRALHLDFGNSFYFRESVIDLLAARLPITLYLGIIALAVALFVAIPLGVVAAVKRDTWIDRTALAVSVLGQAMPSFWFGLTLILIFSVNLRWLPVSGNATWKNFVLPAVALGYYAMPAVMRLTRNGMLEVLASDYVRTARAKGLPPRKILVRHALRNAVIPVIALSAVQFGFMLGGSIVIEAVFSLQGLGQLAWESIARNDFPVVQAIVLVLAMIYIGLTLAADLLNAFLDPRLRQS; the protein is encoded by the coding sequence ATGCTGGCCTTCACGGTCCGGCGCGTGCTGGTCGCCCTGGCGGTGGCCGTCACCGTCTCGGTGGCGAGCTTCCTGCTCCTCCACCTCTCCGGCGACCTCGCCACCGCCATCGCCGGCCCGGAGGCCACGGGCCCCCAGATCGCGCAGATCCGCCGGGATTACGGCCTCGACCAGCCGCTGCTGACCCAGTTCCTCACCTGGGGCTGGCGGGCGCTGCACCTCGATTTCGGCAACTCCTTCTATTTCCGCGAGAGCGTGATCGACCTGCTGGCCGCCCGCCTGCCGATCACCCTCTACCTCGGCATCATCGCGCTGGCCGTCGCGCTGTTCGTGGCGATCCCGCTCGGCGTCGTCGCCGCCGTGAAGCGGGACACGTGGATCGACCGGACGGCACTGGCCGTCTCGGTGCTCGGCCAGGCGATGCCGAGCTTCTGGTTCGGCCTGACGCTGATCCTGATCTTCTCCGTCAATCTCCGCTGGCTGCCGGTCTCCGGCAACGCCACGTGGAAGAACTTCGTCCTGCCCGCGGTGGCGCTCGGCTACTACGCGATGCCGGCGGTGATGCGCCTCACCCGCAACGGCATGCTGGAGGTGCTGGCCTCCGACTACGTCCGCACCGCCCGCGCCAAGGGGCTGCCGCCCCGGAAGATCCTGGTCCGGCACGCGCTGCGCAACGCCGTGATCCCGGTGATCGCCCTGTCGGCGGTGCAGTTCGGCTTCATGCTCGGCGGCTCGATCGTGATCGAGGCGGTGTTCTCGCTCCAGGGCCTCGGGCAGCTCGCCTGGGAATCCATCGCCCGCAACGACTTTCCCGTCGTCCAGGCGATCGTGCTGGTGCTCGCCATGATCTACATCGGCCTGACGCTCGCCGCCGACCTCCTGAACGCCTTCCTCGACCCGCGCCTGCGCCAGTCGTGA